In Listeria monocytogenes, the following proteins share a genomic window:
- a CDS encoding DNRLRE domain-containing protein codes for MKKHAKAKKILVSLIAIMLFLSLIPGYAPMAEETSTGVAEPEKKAGEQAPTEVKDERTENEVVFDNHDGSFTKQIFADPINMEVDGEMKRIDANVEKEADSDMIVPKQTPLELGFLDKMEDGAYQKLTKAGAEVTFRLKGARTGENEQAVTDQPATYKENEVTYENVFPKTDLRHLTFPQSVKEDIVLHEPNQVDTYVYQIETKLGLELAKNGDVLFKNKSGETMYTLPKPVMTDSNVGAETGEAALSENVSFEVKQLTKTVYELQLKVDTAWLNDAAREYPVYIDPSVRLDEVYNANINSAKPTETNIGSKLWDSGQNAYTLKLGKWDNSTGNNAAYLKMDTSTLNKATISKATLKVYNIWHMSPTVKNDLWYYESNANWSPWQVTWNTAPATTRIGSVNVGRGEWANLDVTKTVQAWASGVRPNNGFRLATNIDQNYWKKLVASENNKNYPYLEVNYTYAQPEKPTVKTNSNGVGTGTGYMDLSWKAVPGATSYNIVISNGYNYEYINTKSTATTWSTKGKKIFPTNDEIANGEFEFHHDGKGTEFALDPRAQYENAFQAGSTFGLRNLTRYLFRVQAVFPGGESPNSDLVFAYMPIEKPQPPAAKAYSNLAHKETGYVELNWEKSPMADGYKVLVFNGKVYEEYDVGAETKWTTQNKGIWPTKEEIAEGKFALHHDGKGDELAKDPSPVYTNSGGNYKERTNYWFRIVAYQKAGNNATSIQSEPATPSLPEVVNKQLGMVDYWTSVPVRGGEVNATNGNFLFHETDFNLEGRGPSINVDRTFNSQDDATGIFGKGWTSTLEEKLIEEENGNIVWVESDKKVHRFTKKGDKYEAPPGIYSEITKNADGYLKIEEDKSETRFLADGRLKSEKDTKGNELTYEYTDGKLTSMRDASGRTVTLAYEGELVKELVGPENRKISYTYNDKQELISSSTARGKIYRYGYTDGLLTSIYDPKHTEEKPYETTFAYEEEKLTEITDPVGKKTTLSYDMEEQQTTLTNEKKKKTIYSYNDAGNPKKEIVDADGLKLTTTYTYESNNLVKEVNPKGQEETYAYDADGNITQATDAYGTESYTYNGNNDVTSATDTEGRKTTVAYDGADAVSETLATESQVSSVTQYDAYGNPIRGSGELSSAGNLLQNSGFEKGAGVSNWTLIQWDAKGSMTFDSTQSAPGTLGGSGSVKLTSEANSTVKGYSSVTQRVDVEPETTYTFSAWIKTSGMTNADALLIGRLQDANAKDITDAGVWQSNRATSIKKNGGWVKRQLTFKTSKNTRQVLLYLDNEQPAPHKGKGTIWYDNVQFEKGSVASSYNPVVNSSFEEHNGTLPTGWARSGNTALTQAKVVDNEGYSGDSAVYFERKATSEAYTHIAQDVPVNQKEAKALTISALSKSEDAKSNGSVATMSNDYSVWGTINYQDGTTSSVQGQFPLGTNDWNRSAVVIKPTKPIKSVKVYTMFRNGLTGKAWFDDVRVIEGEVLTKNEYDASGNYVTASYDEEGRKISFTYDIYGNKTSETDEKGNKKTLTYDADNALIDTKLANGTSVAYKYDDNGNTTEKNVTASGKTQKNIYEYDVDNKITAFTDALNRTIKYEYDAAGNETKAIMPNGRVTESTYDSADRMDGIKWNDKLAFKFQYDPNGNQTKVTDEINSIVTDKTYDDANRITKVAERGGDVSYTYKDKPTKDNKGKTDKVGEVAINHGDYTAKTSYTYNDLDRNTRVNDGSKNAYFEFDEFGNINVYTAGNGTAANYTYDSTQKVTNAAISSASGTQILDENYTYDAASNRTSIDNKQDGKTTYEYDAVNQLTKETLPDGTVKAYTYDGFGNRTQVAISGSETKTIAASYNDGNQLVSWNGEALTYDANGNRTSDGKYTYTWDTGDRLSSITKKGESEPFTSYTYDDDNRRLSKTVDGVTTNYHYDGDSIDVLYETDGDGKVVRQYVYSDDNVRLAMKMNGKTLYYHYNAHGDVIALTDEAGKIVAEYAYDAWGNVLKNTASTEEAKANPYGYAGYTYDKEIEQYYLMARYYEPEQGVFTAYDPDPGDEDDPQTMNGYNYANNNPVMMFDPDGNMPWWAAATIGGAIGGAAKYYITNKIRGKKSTWKGAGKAAFRGGRDALYWTTGARVFGLAGKVGTIAKVFKKGTKNRSFKKQVIKNIKTIKYTVKSNYKSLRKNYKKHLSTKLNLKSGKSYRKMAKRYYNKIRRKMS; via the coding sequence ATGAAAAAACATGCAAAAGCAAAAAAAATCTTAGTGAGCCTAATAGCTATTATGCTATTTCTTTCACTAATACCTGGTTATGCACCAATGGCGGAGGAGACGTCAACCGGGGTAGCAGAACCAGAAAAGAAAGCGGGAGAACAAGCACCAACAGAAGTGAAAGACGAACGAACAGAAAATGAAGTGGTTTTTGATAATCACGACGGGAGCTTTACGAAACAAATCTTTGCGGATCCTATCAATATGGAAGTTGATGGCGAGATGAAACGCATCGATGCGAATGTGGAGAAAGAAGCAGATTCTGACATGATTGTTCCAAAACAAACTCCATTAGAATTAGGCTTCTTAGACAAAATGGAAGACGGCGCATATCAGAAACTAACAAAAGCTGGCGCAGAAGTTACTTTTCGCTTAAAAGGAGCACGTACAGGTGAAAATGAACAAGCAGTTACAGACCAACCAGCGACCTACAAAGAAAATGAAGTTACTTATGAAAATGTATTTCCTAAAACAGATTTACGTCATTTAACTTTTCCACAATCAGTAAAAGAAGACATCGTACTACATGAACCTAATCAAGTAGATACGTATGTTTATCAAATAGAAACAAAACTAGGTTTAGAGCTGGCAAAGAATGGCGATGTGCTATTCAAAAATAAATCCGGCGAAACAATGTATACGCTTCCGAAACCAGTTATGACAGATTCCAATGTCGGCGCTGAGACCGGGGAAGCAGCGTTATCCGAGAATGTTTCCTTTGAAGTGAAACAACTCACCAAAACAGTCTATGAGCTACAATTAAAAGTAGATACAGCATGGCTAAATGATGCCGCGCGCGAATATCCTGTCTATATTGATCCATCTGTCCGATTAGATGAAGTGTATAATGCCAACATCAATTCAGCAAAACCAACAGAAACCAATATCGGAAGCAAACTTTGGGATTCAGGCCAAAATGCTTACACGTTAAAACTTGGTAAATGGGACAATTCAACAGGAAATAATGCCGCCTATTTAAAAATGGACACGTCTACTTTAAATAAAGCGACGATTTCTAAAGCAACGCTAAAAGTGTATAACATTTGGCATATGTCCCCAACAGTTAAAAATGATCTTTGGTACTATGAATCTAATGCGAACTGGTCCCCATGGCAAGTGACATGGAATACAGCTCCTGCAACGACACGGATTGGAAGCGTCAATGTCGGTCGAGGTGAGTGGGCGAATTTAGATGTCACTAAAACAGTTCAAGCATGGGCAAGTGGCGTGCGACCAAATAACGGTTTCCGCCTAGCTACGAACATTGATCAAAACTATTGGAAAAAATTAGTAGCAAGTGAAAATAATAAAAACTATCCTTATCTAGAAGTAAATTATACGTATGCTCAACCGGAAAAACCTACTGTTAAAACGAATTCGAATGGAGTAGGAACTGGAACAGGTTACATGGATTTATCTTGGAAGGCTGTTCCTGGTGCAACGAGTTATAATATCGTTATTTCTAATGGATATAACTACGAATATATTAATACAAAAAGTACCGCAACCACTTGGAGCACTAAAGGGAAGAAAATTTTCCCAACAAATGACGAAATCGCTAATGGAGAATTCGAATTCCACCATGATGGCAAAGGAACCGAATTCGCTCTTGATCCGCGAGCGCAATATGAAAATGCGTTTCAAGCTGGAAGTACTTTTGGACTGCGCAATTTAACGCGCTATTTATTCAGAGTGCAAGCCGTTTTCCCGGGTGGAGAAAGTCCGAATTCCGACTTAGTATTTGCCTATATGCCAATCGAAAAACCACAACCCCCTGCTGCGAAAGCATATTCTAACTTAGCTCATAAAGAAACAGGATACGTGGAACTTAACTGGGAAAAGAGCCCAATGGCGGATGGCTATAAAGTACTTGTCTTCAATGGGAAAGTCTACGAAGAATACGATGTTGGCGCAGAAACAAAGTGGACCACCCAAAATAAAGGGATTTGGCCAACCAAAGAAGAAATTGCAGAAGGTAAATTCGCTCTTCATCATGACGGAAAAGGCGATGAACTAGCAAAAGATCCTTCTCCAGTTTATACCAATTCTGGCGGTAATTATAAAGAACGAACAAACTACTGGTTCCGAATTGTTGCGTACCAAAAAGCGGGAAATAACGCCACAAGTATTCAATCCGAACCAGCGACACCATCCCTTCCAGAAGTAGTAAATAAACAGCTAGGAATGGTAGATTACTGGACAAGTGTGCCGGTACGTGGCGGCGAAGTAAACGCTACAAATGGAAACTTTTTATTCCATGAAACAGATTTTAACTTAGAAGGCCGCGGCCCGAGCATCAATGTCGACCGTACTTTTAACAGCCAAGATGACGCAACAGGCATTTTTGGTAAAGGCTGGACAAGTACGCTTGAAGAGAAACTTATTGAAGAAGAAAACGGAAATATCGTATGGGTGGAATCGGACAAGAAAGTCCATCGTTTCACTAAAAAAGGTGATAAATACGAGGCTCCACCAGGCATTTACTCCGAGATTACTAAAAACGCAGATGGCTATTTGAAAATAGAAGAAGATAAGTCAGAAACGCGCTTTTTAGCTGATGGACGATTAAAATCCGAAAAAGATACAAAAGGCAATGAGTTAACTTATGAATATACAGACGGCAAACTAACAAGCATGCGCGACGCTTCCGGACGTACCGTGACTTTAGCGTATGAAGGCGAGCTCGTAAAAGAACTTGTCGGACCAGAAAATCGTAAAATCAGCTACACGTATAATGACAAACAAGAGCTAATCAGTTCATCCACGGCCCGCGGGAAAATATACCGCTATGGCTACACAGATGGCTTATTAACATCGATTTACGATCCAAAACATACAGAAGAAAAACCATACGAAACAACTTTTGCTTATGAAGAAGAGAAATTAACAGAAATAACCGATCCGGTCGGCAAAAAAACAACACTTTCTTATGACATGGAAGAGCAACAAACAACTTTGACAAACGAGAAAAAGAAGAAAACCATTTATTCCTACAATGACGCTGGAAATCCAAAGAAAGAAATTGTGGATGCAGATGGTCTCAAACTCACAACGACCTACACATATGAATCAAATAACCTAGTAAAAGAAGTGAATCCTAAGGGACAAGAAGAAACATACGCTTACGATGCAGATGGTAATATCACGCAAGCGACAGATGCTTATGGTACAGAATCATATACCTACAATGGAAATAACGATGTAACGAGCGCAACTGACACAGAAGGCCGCAAAACAACGGTTGCTTATGATGGAGCAGATGCGGTATCAGAAACACTTGCGACAGAATCTCAAGTATCCTCTGTAACACAGTATGACGCCTATGGAAATCCAATTCGAGGTAGTGGGGAACTTTCTTCAGCAGGTAACTTACTTCAAAACAGCGGCTTTGAAAAAGGAGCAGGAGTTTCTAACTGGACTCTTATTCAATGGGATGCAAAAGGAAGCATGACATTCGATAGCACTCAGTCAGCTCCAGGAACACTCGGCGGCAGCGGTTCCGTTAAACTAACAAGCGAAGCAAATTCTACCGTAAAAGGCTATTCATCCGTTACTCAACGCGTTGATGTAGAACCAGAAACAACGTATACATTTAGTGCCTGGATTAAAACATCCGGAATGACAAACGCCGATGCACTGCTCATTGGACGTTTACAAGATGCGAATGCAAAAGACATTACCGATGCTGGCGTATGGCAATCCAACCGTGCGACATCCATCAAAAAGAACGGCGGCTGGGTAAAACGCCAATTAACCTTTAAAACATCTAAAAACACGCGCCAAGTCTTGCTTTATTTAGACAACGAACAACCAGCTCCACATAAAGGAAAAGGAACAATTTGGTACGACAATGTTCAATTTGAAAAAGGTAGTGTTGCTTCCAGTTACAACCCGGTAGTCAACAGCAGTTTTGAAGAGCACAATGGAACGCTTCCGACTGGCTGGGCACGTTCAGGAAATACCGCACTTACACAAGCAAAAGTAGTAGATAATGAAGGCTACAGTGGTGATAGTGCCGTTTATTTTGAACGAAAAGCAACAAGTGAAGCCTATACACACATTGCCCAAGATGTGCCAGTAAATCAAAAAGAAGCCAAAGCATTAACAATTTCCGCACTATCCAAATCAGAAGATGCCAAATCAAACGGCTCAGTTGCTACGATGTCGAACGATTATTCTGTCTGGGGAACAATCAACTATCAAGATGGCACAACTTCTTCCGTACAAGGACAATTCCCGCTAGGAACCAACGACTGGAACCGAAGCGCAGTAGTAATTAAACCAACCAAACCAATCAAATCAGTTAAAGTTTACACCATGTTCCGCAATGGTTTAACAGGAAAAGCATGGTTTGACGACGTACGTGTCATAGAAGGCGAAGTATTAACAAAAAATGAATACGACGCTTCCGGCAACTACGTAACAGCCAGCTATGACGAAGAAGGCCGTAAAATCAGCTTTACTTACGACATTTACGGCAACAAAACATCCGAAACAGACGAAAAAGGCAACAAAAAAACATTAACTTATGATGCAGACAACGCGCTTATAGATACAAAACTAGCAAACGGCACATCTGTAGCCTATAAGTACGACGACAATGGCAACACCACCGAAAAAAATGTCACTGCATCCGGCAAAACGCAAAAAAATATCTATGAATATGACGTAGATAACAAAATTACCGCATTTACCGATGCGCTCAATCGCACAATCAAGTACGAATACGATGCAGCCGGTAATGAAACAAAAGCAATCATGCCAAATGGTCGCGTAACCGAAAGCACATACGATTCCGCTGACCGTATGGATGGCATCAAATGGAATGATAAACTAGCATTTAAATTCCAATACGATCCAAACGGCAACCAAACAAAAGTAACCGATGAAATTAACAGCATCGTAACCGACAAAACCTACGACGATGCCAACCGAATCACCAAAGTAGCCGAACGAGGTGGCGACGTAAGCTACACATACAAAGACAAACCAACAAAAGACAACAAAGGAAAAACAGACAAAGTCGGCGAAGTAGCCATTAACCACGGCGACTACACAGCAAAAACAAGCTACACATACAACGACTTAGACCGAAATACCCGCGTAAACGATGGAAGCAAAAACGCCTATTTCGAGTTTGACGAATTTGGAAACATCAACGTCTACACAGCAGGAAACGGCACCGCAGCCAACTACACCTACGATAGCACCCAAAAAGTCACCAACGCAGCTATTAGTAGTGCAAGCGGCACCCAAATTTTAGACGAAAACTACACCTATGACGCAGCAAGCAATCGCACAAGCATCGACAACAAACAAGACGGTAAAACAACCTACGAATACGATGCAGTTAACCAACTAACCAAAGAAACACTACCAGACGGCACCGTAAAAGCATACACATACGATGGCTTCGGAAACCGCACACAAGTAGCAATCAGCGGAAGCGAGACAAAAACAATTGCCGCAAGTTATAATGATGGTAATCAACTGGTTTCGTGGAACGGAGAAGCGCTGACGTATGACGCCAATGGTAACCGTACAAGCGATGGCAAGTACACGTATACATGGGATACCGGCGACCGTTTAAGCAGCATTACGAAAAAAGGTGAGAGCGAGCCGTTTACAAGTTATACGTACGATGATGATAACCGCCGCTTGTCGAAAACCGTTGATGGCGTGACGACGAATTATCATTATGACGGCGATAGTATTGATGTTCTGTATGAAACTGATGGGGATGGAAAAGTAGTTCGTCAGTATGTTTATTCGGATGATAATGTTCGTTTAGCGATGAAGATGAATGGTAAAACCCTCTATTATCACTATAATGCGCATGGCGATGTTATTGCACTCACAGATGAAGCAGGTAAGATTGTCGCTGAATATGCGTATGATGCTTGGGGAAATGTGCTGAAAAACACTGCCTCTACAGAAGAAGCCAAAGCGAATCCGTATGGTTATGCGGGATATACGTATGACAAGGAAATTGAACAATATTACTTGATGGCGCGTTATTACGAACCAGAGCAAGGCGTGTTTACCGCTTACGATCCAGACCCAGGCGATGAAGACGACCCGCAGACGATGAATGGGTATAATTATGCGAATAATAATCCGGTGATGATGTTTGATCCTGATGGTAATATGCCTTGGTGGGCTGCGGCAACTATAGGTGGTGCAATAGGAGGAGCAGCTAAGTATTATATAACAAATAAAATTCGAGGTAAGAAATCAACATGGAAAGGTGCAGGTAAAGCGGCTTTTAGAGGTGGTAGAGATGCATTGTATTGGACCACAGGTGCTAGGGTTTTTGGTCTTGCTGGTAAAGTAGGAACAATAGCTAAAGTATTCAAAAAGGGAACTAAAAATAGATCATTTAAAAAACAGGTAATTAAAAATATCAAGACAATAAAATATACAGTAAAAAGTAACTATAAATCCCTAAGAAAGAATTATAAGAAGCACTTGAGCACTAAATTAAATTTAAAATCAGGTAAGAGTTATAGGAAAATGGCAAAACGATATTATAATAAAATTAGAAGGAAAATGAGCTAA
- a CDS encoding HEAT repeat domain-containing protein, translating into MDAKQLLQTLKNTPNETQMLKIIPKLGKYAKGKAVENALVSLSESSSEKIRAAAIDALLTNSHKRIKNLVMAHMSDTKEVKTKCFEYMGYHRMKQAEPILLAHLNDVDRWVRYFAVLNLGDLGAYDVIEGVEKHLENETSDVVKSGCYSTSVLLSETEAEKDCYEQKLIQLLNSSDEVARYVTINNLADLKNHLKREQIINAFYARLQIESDEENITTLKNAIRSLKYW; encoded by the coding sequence TTGGATGCGAAACAATTGCTCCAAACATTAAAAAATACTCCAAATGAAACTCAAATGCTAAAAATTATACCCAAACTAGGCAAATACGCAAAAGGAAAAGCAGTCGAAAATGCGCTAGTCAGTCTATCAGAATCAAGTTCTGAAAAAATTCGAGCTGCTGCGATAGACGCTTTACTAACTAACTCTCATAAACGCATCAAGAACTTAGTAATGGCTCATATGTCTGATACAAAAGAAGTTAAAACAAAGTGTTTCGAGTATATGGGTTATCACAGAATGAAGCAAGCAGAACCAATTCTTTTAGCGCATTTAAATGACGTTGATCGTTGGGTTCGGTATTTTGCAGTTTTAAATCTTGGTGATTTGGGGGCTTATGACGTAATAGAGGGTGTAGAAAAACATTTAGAAAATGAAACCAGTGACGTGGTGAAATCTGGATGTTACTCCACCTCGGTATTATTAAGTGAGACGGAAGCTGAAAAGGATTGTTATGAACAAAAGCTAATCCAATTACTAAATTCATCTGATGAAGTAGCACGATATGTAACGATTAATAATTTAGCAGATCTAAAAAACCATCTCAAAAGAGAGCAAATAATTAATGCTTTTTATGCTCGCCTGCAAATTGAATCAGATGAAGAAAATATAACTACACTAAAAAACGCAATTCGGTCATTGAAATATTGGTGA